Below is a window of Desulfallas thermosapovorans DSM 6562 DNA.
AATGCTATGATAACAAATAAAACCGTATCCACACCCTGGCCCACTACCGTGGAGCTAATGGTTCTGGTCCAAAGAAACCGTCCCCGGGTGGCGATTTTCATTTTGGCCATAATAAAAGCATTAACAAATTCACCACAGAGGTAGGCAATCAAACTGGCCATTACTATCCTTGGTGTTTGCCCTAAAATGGACAGGTAGGCTTCTTGCTGGTGCCAATCACCGGCAGCGGGTAGTATGCCCACCAGCCAGTAGACAAATGACATCATTACACAGGCGGTAAAGCCGGTCCAGACAACAATCCTGCTTCGCTTATAGCCATATACTTCAGTCAGTATATCACCAAATATATAAGCTATCGGGAAAAGAATTGTGGCCCCGTCAAAATAAAAAGGCCCGAGATGAGTTACCTTAACCGCCACAGTATTCGATACCAGTAAGACAGTAACAAACAGCGCCATAATTACGGGGAATAAACGCAAAAAAAACGCCTCCTTGTTTTGTTAATCCGGGTGTCCGCGACCGGAAATCCATATACCTTGTTTACAAAAACCGCTGAAAACTCCAGTGGTGACCGTTTGCATTTTATCATGGATAAGGTCATCCGTAAAGACAGGCGGGTTAAGGCAATTCCAATAAAGATAATTGCGCCTTGCTAAGTTTTTTCATGTGGTTAAGGTGCTGTGCAAACGGGTGTTTTGTGGTAAAATATCAATGCAATACTGATTGTAGGGAGAAGGGATGTTATGCACAGGCTGCTGGACCAGCGGGGGATAAATTCGGTGCATGTAATACCACCCAGGGAGGCACGGTATGCGCCCTTTCCACCGGGCGTTGCCGACGCGGTGGTGCTCTCGCTGGCCGGGCAGGGTATCAAGCAGCTGTATGCACACCAGGCACAGGCCATTGGCCATGTTATGGAAGGGCGCAACGTGATTATTACCACCGGTACATCAAGCGGTAAGTCGCTGGTTTATACTATTCCAATATTCAGTGCATTAATTAACCAGCCACAGTTCAAAGCGTTGTATATTACTCCCACCAAAGCGTTGGGGCAGAATCAAATTAAAACAATGCAGGATATTGCTGCAGCTATGGACTGGCCCCGGGGAAAGCCGGTTATGGCCGCGTGCGACGGGGATACTCCCTTTAACCAGCGGCGGGATATTATTAACGGTGCCGGTGTATTAATAACCACTCCGGATTTTATACACGCCTGTCTGCTGCCCAGACACCTTGACTGGCCTGGCTTTTGGGGTAATCTGAAGTACATAGTTATTGATGAGGCCCATACTTTAAAGGGCGTGATGGGCTGCCACTGCCTGCAGGTTTTCCGCCGCCTCAGGCGAATTTGCGATTACTACGGGGCCAAGCCTGTATTTATACTGTGCACGGCCACCATTGCCAATCCCGGTGAATTTGCCGCCAATCTAGTGGGCCTGGATTTTGCGGTGGTGACCGAAGAAACATCGGCTGCCGGTGAGAAAACGGTGGTATTTTATGAACCGCCCACCTATCAAACCAGTGACGGGCGGACCAAGCGCCGGCTGACCCATTTTGAAGCGGCCCGGGCCGTGGGGCGTTATGTGGAATCGGGCAGGCGTACCATTATGTTCGGTCGCTCCCGGCGGATAGTGGAGTCCGCCTACCGGTTTATTCAAGAAAAATTCCCCGGTGTGGCTGGGTTTGTCACCCCGTACAAGGGTACTTATGTGCCGCAAATGCGCCGGGACATAGAAAAAAGGCTGTTTAACGGCAGCTTAAAGGGGGTTATCTCCACCAATGCCCTGGAGTTGGGTATTAATGTGGGGGATTTGGACACCTGCATACTGGCGGGGTTTGCGGGCAGTATTTCTTCCACCTGGCAGCAGGCGGGCCGGGTGGGGCGAAAGGGGCAAAAGTCGTTAATTGTACTTATGGCCAACGAGGACCCGCTGGATTTATATATTGTGCGCAACCCCCGGTACTTTTTCGGACAGCCCTTTGAAAAAGCGGTGGTTAGTGATAAAATGCAGTTTCTGGTGGACCACCTGCCCCTGGCTGCCAGGGAATTACCGCTATGTAAGGAAGATACCGCTTACTGGGACAGGGATACTTATTATGAAGCGGTGAAGCTGCTATTGAAACACGGCAGGCTTAAGTTGCTGTCGGACCGGCCCAGAACCTACGGCCCGGCGGTGCAACCGGAGTTTTTTAACCTGCGGGGGGAAAGTGATAATTATCGTACCATCAGTCCACGGGGACAGGTGCTGGAAGAATATAATTACGACGACGTGATCAGGGAGGCTTACCCTGGTGCCATACTGCCTGTTTACAACAGGGTGTACCTGGTGGACAGTATAGACCATGATACCAAATCTATTCAGTTGCGGGATCTGCCCCCCGAGTACGGGGATTATATTACCCGGCCCAATATTGATTCCAGAATTGGCGTGGAAAAGGTCGAGCATACCCGCCGGGAAGGTAATGTGGATGCGTATAGCGGTGTGCTCAATATTCATAAAAGCCTTGCTGGTTATAGACTGGTTAATGTAAGGGATAAACAAAAAGAAGGATCCAAGTCCGGAGAAATCAGGCAAATTATGAAACCCATTGATTTTTCCACCGCTGGTATCTGGCTGGATATTGATTTGCGGGGACTAAAGCAGGAAATCAGATATGGTGCCGCCCATGCTTTAAAGCACCTGCTGCACATCACCATCCCCCTGGAGGTAATGTGCGAGCGCAACGACCTGGGGGCCAGCCTCCAGATGCATGGTGACCAGGCCCAGATATTTATCTATGACAACTACTCGGGCGGCGTTGGATTGGCGGAATCTGTATTTGATAATATCAAAAGAGTGCTGGAGCGTTGTTATGAACTGGTAACAGGTTGCAGTTGTTTTCAAGGCTGTCCTTCCTGTATTATCATTCCCCAGTGTCTACAAGCCAATGAAAAGCTGGATAAAGACGGTGTGACTGAATTGCTGGCCATATTGCTGGGCAGGGAAGTGCCCCGGAAAAAGAGCGGTTTAAGTTTTATCAAGGAAAAACTATTTAAAAGAGCCACCAGTCGCGCCGGTATTAAAATGGAAGCCCGGGCACTGGAGATGGAGCTTAAAGAATACGAAAAAACCTTTGCTTATGCCGGCAAATACCGGCATGCTGCGGCTGATATAATAAAACAGTACTATCCGCGGTTAATTAAGCATGAGGTTAATATTTTGGCTGTGTATTATTTGGTACATTCCCAAACCGGCAAACCGGTGCCCGAGCGTATATTAAAACAGGCTCTTTCCCGTTGCTGCGGGTGGTCTGATATGTACCGGCTGTCTTTGCAGGGTCTCAAGGAGAAGGGGTATTTAATCGGTCCACCGGAGCGGTTAACGTTGTTCCCCGGTGTGAAGGATAAACTTGGCACGGGTATGCAAAGGCCGGTGGCTGGAACATGAATAGGTAAAATGTATCAAACAAGTTTGACTAAAGGAAATATAGAAGATATAATTCACCTAACAATCTTATAAAGAAACGGGGAGCTCATGTTATGGGCTGAGAAAGGGCTTTTGAGCACCTGACCCGCGAACCTGATCGGGGTAATGCCCGCGTAGGAAAGGTATGGTAGATAAGCGCACCTAACTTACGAGGTGCGTTTTTTGCTTGGGGCCGGTCTCAAGATAGTAACTTGCTTGATTCGGTCCGCTTTAGTGCCTGCCGTGTGGCGTTTATATCGGAAATCCGGCATGGTGAGTGATATAGCGCCATGGCGGGCGCTCCGGGAATTACCATTGAAGCCAAGGAGGAATTGATATGGGTTATAATACTCAAATGGTTTCTGCCCGCCAGGGCATAGTGACCGCGCAAATGGAAACAGTGGCTCGCAAAGAAAACATAGATGTAGCCAGGCTTATGGAACTGGTGGCCCTGGGGAGGGTGGTTATCCCGGCCAACAAAAACCACCTCTCTCTGGACCCCTGCGGAATTGGCGAGGGAATGAAAACAAAAATTAATGTTAACCTGGGTGTTTCCGAGGATTGCTGTGATATGGAAACTGAGTTGGAGAAGGCCCGTTATGCCCTGCGGTTACAGGCCGATGCCATAATGGATTTAAGCTGTTACGGCAAAACCCGGGAGTTCAGGCAGCGCCTCATTGATATCTCACCTGCGGCCGTCGGCACCGTACCGGTTTACGATGCCGTGGGCTTGTATGATAAAAGTCTGGAAAGTATTACTGCGGATGAGTTTTTAGGCGTGGTGGAAAAGCATGCCCGGGACGGAGTGGATTTCATGACCATTCACGCCGGGATAAACCGGGAAACCGCGGCCACATTTAAAAGAACCAGCCGGTTGACCAATATTGTTTCCAGAGGAGGCGCCCTTCTATTTTCCTGGATGGAACTAAATGGCCGGGAAAATCCCTTTTATGAATATTATGATGATCTGCTGGAGATATGCGGCCGGTATGATGTTACCATCAGCCTGGGGGATGCCTGCCGTCCGGGAAGTCTTAAAGATGCCACCGATGCCGCCCAGGTTCACGAACTGATTGTCCTGGGTGAATTAACCCGCAGGGCTTGGGAGAAAGGCGTGCAAGTGATGATCGAAGGGCCGGGGCACGTGCCCTTAAATGAAATTGCCGCCAATATGATCCTGGCGAAGAAACTCTGCCACGGGGCTCCCTTTTACGTGCTTGGCCCGCTGGTTACGGACATCGCGCCGGGCTACGACCACATTACCAGTGCCATCGGCGGGGCCGTCGCCGCGGCCAGCGGCGCGGATTTTCTTTGCTACGTTACGCCGGCCGAACACCTTCGCCTACCTACGCTGGAGGATATGAAAGAGGGTATAATCGCGGCACGAATTGCTGCCCACGCCGCCGATATAGCAAAGGGGATTGCCGGGGCAAGGCAATGGGACGATGATATGAGCGAGGCCAGGCGGTGCTTAAACTGGTCCCGCATGTTCGAGCTGGCCATTGACCCCGAAAAGGCCAGGCAATACCGGGCCGAATCACAGCCCGAACATGAGGATACCTGTACCATGTGTGGTAAAATGTGTGCGGTGCGCAATATGAATAAGGTACTGAATGGTTCAAGTAACCTGTAAAAATAAAAGATTTAGTATTAATTGATGTCTATAATAAAAACCCCGGGCCATTTTCTTGCTATGGAAAATGTGTGCCGGGGTTAGTTTTGGGGGAATCTTATTGGTATACATATATCAAAAAAAATGCAGTTTCCAGGAAAAATTACAAAGGAAAACTATTTTAAATTGTCGAAAACATGTAAGGTTTGTCTTAAATAGTTTGGCAAGTAATTATTTCAAGAAATGGAGGTTAAATGTTTTGAGTTCAGTTGTAGTAGTAGACCACCCGGTGGCCGGCAACTGTCTGCGTATTTTAAGGGACAAACGGACGGAAACCGAATCCTTTCGCAAAGAAATGAAAAGGCTGGGGTTGCTTTTAGCCATAGAAGCTGCCAGGGATATTGAATGTGTCTCAGAGACTGTAATAACACCGTTGGATATGGAAATAAGCTGTCCCAGGTTGCGCGACGGCAGAATACTGCTGGTGCCTATTTTGCGTGCCGGCCTGGGGTTTGTGGACAGCTTTCTGGATATTTTACCCGCCGCCAAAGTGGCCCATATCGGCGTTGCCCGGGATCATGATACTTTGCAGGCGGTTACTTACCTGGATACCGTGCCGGAACGTTTTACTGATTTCGACCGGGTATTTGTAGTAGACCCCATGCTGGCTACTGGTAACAGCAGCGTTAAAACTCTGGAAATAATTACCAATAAAGGGTACAAGCCCGGTCAAATAACTTTGGTATGCGCCCTGGCCGTGGAACAAGGGATTAAGCAGGTGCTTGACAGGTTCCCGGACATCAAAATTATAACAGCGGTGATAGACCCGGGACTTAACGATAAAGCTTATATTGTGCCCGGTTTGGGGGATGCCGGAGACAGGTTGAATTTAATTTAGTCAATCCTGCATGGTAAAAGCTTTTTATTTCTCCTGAAAACACCGTTAAATAATTTTCATATTATACTGGTGCCGCGTTAGCGGCATGGATGTCTAAAGTGAAATGAACGGTTGGTTCATCCTGGAATAAAATCAATAAACGAGGGGAGAGAAATAGTAACAAATTGGCCAAAAGAGAGATTCAAGTACATGAACGTTTACCATTGCTGCAGACTTTACCGCTAAGTTTGCAGCACCTGTTTGCCATGTTTGGGGCTACGGTACTGGTTCCGATTTTGTTTGATGTGGACCCGGCCACGGTGCTGCTGTTTAACGGTATTGGCACATTGTTGTACCTGGTGCTTTGTAAAGGGGCTATCCCTGCCTACCTTGGCTCCAGTTTTGCCTTTATATCACCGGTGTTGGTGGTGCTGCCCAAATACGGCTATGAGGCGGCCCTGGGCGGGTTTATCGCGGTGGGACTGGTTTTCTGTGCTGTTGCACTGGTTATCGGTCTGGTAGGCACCAGGTGGATTGATATCATATTCCCGCCGGCGGCCATGGGTGCCATAGTGGCGGTCATTGGCCTGGAACTGGCCCCGGTGGCGGCCGATATGGCCGGTCTGACCGCCGAGAAATTGGATCCGGCGGTTATTACCGTTTCCCTGTTCACCCTGGCGGTGACCGTTCTCGGTTCGGTACTGTTCCGCGGTTTTCTGGCCATTATACCCATATTAATCGGCATTGTGTCTGGATATATACTGGCTTTGTTTATGGGTATGGTGGATACCTCATTTATGGCCGCCTATAGCAACAAGGAGTCCTTTAGAGAATTGCTGGCGGCATTATTCATAAAGCCCACATTTTACAGGCCCGAATTTAACCCGGCGGCCATTGCAGTGATATTGCCGGCTGCGCTGGTGGTTATCGCCGAACATATTGGCCATTTATTTGTCACCAGCAATATCGTAGGCCGGGATTTGGCCAAAGAGCCCGGCTTGCACCGTTCTTTGCTGGGTAACGGGCTTTCCACAACGATTTCCGGTTTTTTCGGCTCTACGCCCAACACCACTTATGGAGAAAATATCGGCGTGCTGGCCATTACCAAAGTGTACAGTGTTTGGGTACTTGGCGGTGCGGCTGTTTTCGCGATATTGTTATCCTTTGTGGGTATACTGGCGGACGTTATCAGGAGCATTCCTTCGGCTGTCATGGGTGGGGTGTCGCTGCTGCTTTTCGGTGTCATTGCCGCTTCCGGTATCCGCATGCTGGTGGAAGCCAAAGTGGATTACAATAAGGCGCGCAATTTGATTTTAACCTCGGTGGTACTGATTGTGGGTGTCAGCGGCGCCCATATAGAAATTGGTGCCGTGACCCTCCAGGGCATGGGCCTGGCTACCGTGGTGGCCATTCTGCTCAGTCTCGCTTTTAGACTTTTTGACGTGCTGGGCTTGACCGGTGACAAGGATAATTGACCAGAGTAACTCTACCGGTTAAGCGATTACCCCCTTTGTCATTTAATATAAAGGTTGCAATTAAATGGTATCATGATGCACAGTTGACAGTGATTGTCATTTATGGTAAGCTATATTAAAGGCATCTCGTCCTTGGGGGACGAGGTGCCTTACTGTGTGTTTTTCGTTATTACCATTTAATGTTTAAGAGAAGGGGGTAAGTAGGAATGCAAGATAGCATTGAATTAACAAAGGGTGCTTATGAAAAATTAATAGAAAGTTTGGTACAGGTTGAAGAAGAAAAGGAAAATTTGCTAAATGAATTCTTTCCCCAGGATATCAAGGAAAGAAATGAAGTTTTGCAAATTATGGAGAAATATATTACTCAGGTTAATCAGTTTGCTAAAAAAATAAAAGTGGTTGAATCCGGCACAAATGAGTTGCCGTTTGTTTTAATTGGCAGTGAAGTTGGTTTACAAGATCTGGACTATAATGAAGAAACCAAACTCAGGATAGTGCTGCCTTTGCAAAGTATGGATGGCGATGATGCCTCATGTTTATCGCCCATTGGTTTGTCCTTATTATTAAAAAAAGTTGGCGATGAGGTATCGGTAAAAACGCCCGGTGGAATTCTTAACTATCGTGTAAATTCCGTTTCTCTACCTTTTTTCTAGCTTTGTACGGGCTAATTAGCATCGTGTCACAAGTATGCGCGCTCAGATAAAATAAAAATGGGCGCGTTTTTTAACTTTTTTTGCCGGTGAAATTGTGGTAGAATGGAAAAATATACATGGCCGGCTATTCCCCGTAAGGAGCCGGTCATATTTGCCTGGAAAAAATAGTAGGCGCGTGCCTTATATGAGTATATTAGTGAAAACGTCCTGCCACCAAACCGGTGACAGGACGTTTTTTTTTAAAAGGGGCCGGGCTGGCAATTGTATATACTGGTTACCCGCATTAAGATGGAGGATTTAAGAGTTAATTCCGGCACCCCTTTTAAACCCGGGCCACTGCATTATCAAATGGTTTTCCCAAAGGTGGGAATATAATGGCAAATTTTACACATTCACCGGCCCTCACAAAAAAGTACCTGCATTACGAATATTTACTAATAAAGGGGGGTGGTTTGGGACAACTTCTTTGTTGAAAAAATTGTTAGGAGGCCAAAATGATTAGAGCTAGCAAAAAGTTTATATCTGTATGTATTGGTTTGTTGCTGTGCGCCGGAATATTTTTGACGATGGATGTACCAGCACCGGCCTGGGCTGCAACCAAACTAACCATTAGCGTTTCAGGCAATGTTGATCAGAGTACTCTGGATAGCTATATTGGGCAAATTATCAAAAAGTATAATATAAATCCCGATGTAATTTACATTAGATATTCAAACGGAACCACCACCAAGTATACTCCCGGCCGGTTGCCTACTCCGAGCACTCCGGTAAACCCGTCTCCTGCTCCGCAGCCCGTTCCGCCGAAGCCTGAACCTGCACCAAATCCTGCCCCCGCATCAATGACTGCGGATGAACAAAAAATGCTCAATTTAGTAAACCAGGAGAGGGCCAGGGCCGGTCTGCCCGCGCTCAAGGCTGATGAAAAGCTTATCAAGCTGGCGCGACTTAAGGCGCAGGATATGATCAAGCGTGGGTATTTCAGCCACACGTCACCCACCTATGGTTCCCCCTTTGATATGATGAAAGCGGCCGGTGTCAGTTACCGCTATGCCGGTGAAAACCTGGCCGGGGCCTATAGTGTGAATACAGCCCACACCAACTTGATGAATTCGCCCGGCCACAGGGCCAATATCCTGAACAACAATTTCAAATCAGTGGGTATTGGTATTGTGAATGGCGGTCCATATGGTAAAATGTTTGTGCAAATGTTCATTGGTTAGTTGACCTGTTTCTTTCCCAAGCTTCCCGGAAACCTCCTTTGCAAGGGGTACCGGGAAGTTTATTATTTTATTTGGAGGTATAATTCGGCTGTGGGAAAAAGGGAATATCGCCCGAACGGAGAAGTGAAGCCAGGAGGCAGGTTTAATACCACGCTGCCCTATGTATTATTCAGTATTTCCACAGGGAAAGGAACGGTGTCTCACGTGCGCATGAAAGACTTCATGACCCCCGAAGCGTCTACATTAAATCCTGGTGATACTTTACGCCGGGCTGTGGAGCTTTTCCGCCGGACCCGTCTGGATGGTATACCCGCCGTGGATGGCCAGGGGTGTCTGGTGGGGCTCCTGACTCGCACTAACTTATTTGATGCCCTGCTTGAGGGTTATGGTCTGGATGACCCCGTGGATGACTTGCTTACCCGTAAAGTGGTAACTGTGGATCTGGATATGCCTTACCAAACTGTTGTCCGGGAAGTGAAGAAAAGTCCCGTGGGCATGGGGGTGGTGGTAGACGAGAACAACCGTGTGCGGGGGGCCCTCACCAAAGTGGATATGATTATGGCTTTGTTCAGGGAGTCGGATTTGTTAAATGCCAGGCTGCGAGCTGTATACCAGGCTATGCATAACGGGTTGGTGTCGGTGGATAACCAGGGGTGTATCACTATGCTCAATCCTGCGGCGGAGGTGCTGCTGGGCGTACAGGAGAAGGAGGTGCTGGGCTGCCCGGTGGAGAAGGTGTTGCCCGGGTTGAACCTGTCCAATATTATGGTCACCGGCCAGGTGGAGGTAAGTAAAAAATACGAGGCGGCCGGCCGGGCGTTTCTGGTTAATTGTACGCCGGTGCTGGACGGGGGGAATACGGTAGGGGCTATGGCCATTTTTCAGGATTTGACTGAGCTGGAACAGGTGGCAGCGGAACTGGAAAGTGTGCGCACCCTGCAGCACACCCTGCGGACCGTGCTGGATATAGCTTATGATGGAATAGTGGTGGTTGACAAAGAGGGGTATATCACCTTTTTCAACCAGTCGCTGGCCGATTTTTTCGGCCTTGCGGCCCGGGATGCCATTGGGCGGCACGTGACCGATGTTCTGGAAAACAGCCGCCTGCATATAGTGGCCCGTACCGGGGTGCCGGAAACAGCTCAACTGCAACAGGTGGGCGGAAGCTATTATGTGGTTTCACGCTTGCCCATTGTGGAAAACGGCCGGGTGGTGGGTGCGGTGGGCAAGATAATGTTCCGCAACCTGGAGGAAATCAGGGAGCTGGCCCGGCGTATGGATAATCTGGAAAGCCAGCTTAGCTTTTACCGTGAAGAACTACAAAAAAACAGCGGCAGTCGTTTTACCTTTGACAGTATCATCACGGTTAGCCCGGCCATGGTAAAGCTAAAGGGGGAAGCTTTGCAGGCCGCCCGGGGTATATCCACGGTACTCATCCGGGGAGCCAGCGGCACCGGCAAGGAACTTTTTGCCCAGGCCATACACACGGCAAGCCCCCGCCGGGAAGGACCCTTTGTAAAGGTAAACTGTGCGGCCATTCCCGAGCATTTAATGGAGTCGGAATTCTTTGGCTATGCCCCCGGGGCCTTTACCGGTGCCATGCGGGGCGGAAAGCCCGGGCGTTTTGAGCTGGCCCACGGGGGTACTATATTCCTGGATGAAATAGGGGATATGAGCCCGGGCTTGCAGGCCAAGCTGCTGCGGGTGTTGCAGGACCGGGAGTTCGACCGGGTGGGTGGTACGCACCCGGTGCAGGTGGACGTGCGGGTGGTGGCGGCTACCAATCGTGAACTGGAGGAAATGGTGGCCAGGGGTGATTTCCGTGAAGACCTTTTTTACCGTCTCAATGTCATTGCCCTGGCCATACCACCCCTGCGGGAACGGCCCGAGGACATTTTGCCCCTGGTGCATTACTTTTTACGCAAATATAACAATATTTTTGGCGCGCGGGTAACTGATTTGGATCATGAAGCGCTGGAAATTTTAAAGGCCCACCACTGGCCGGGTAACGTGCGGGAACTGGAAAATGTAATTGAACGCGCCGTAAACTTTGTCACCGGCAGTATAATCAGGGTAAAGGATTTGCCCGCTTATTTGCGCCGCGAAAAATCGGATCCGGGCCGCCGGGCGGGCGGCAGCAACTACCGGGCTCGTTTGGATGACGTTGAGCGGGAGATCATCCAGGCCGCCCTGAAGTCAACCCGGGGCAATAAAACCCAGGCCGCCCGCATGC
It encodes the following:
- a CDS encoding sigma-54-dependent Fis family transcriptional regulator, which encodes MGKREYRPNGEVKPGGRFNTTLPYVLFSISTGKGTVSHVRMKDFMTPEASTLNPGDTLRRAVELFRRTRLDGIPAVDGQGCLVGLLTRTNLFDALLEGYGLDDPVDDLLTRKVVTVDLDMPYQTVVREVKKSPVGMGVVVDENNRVRGALTKVDMIMALFRESDLLNARLRAVYQAMHNGLVSVDNQGCITMLNPAAEVLLGVQEKEVLGCPVEKVLPGLNLSNIMVTGQVEVSKKYEAAGRAFLVNCTPVLDGGNTVGAMAIFQDLTELEQVAAELESVRTLQHTLRTVLDIAYDGIVVVDKEGYITFFNQSLADFFGLAARDAIGRHVTDVLENSRLHIVARTGVPETAQLQQVGGSYYVVSRLPIVENGRVVGAVGKIMFRNLEEIRELARRMDNLESQLSFYREELQKNSGSRFTFDSIITVSPAMVKLKGEALQAARGISTVLIRGASGTGKELFAQAIHTASPRREGPFVKVNCAAIPEHLMESEFFGYAPGAFTGAMRGGKPGRFELAHGGTIFLDEIGDMSPGLQAKLLRVLQDREFDRVGGTHPVQVDVRVVAATNRELEEMVARGDFREDLFYRLNVIALAIPPLRERPEDILPLVHYFLRKYNNIFGARVTDLDHEALEILKAHHWPGNVRELENVIERAVNFVTGSIIRVKDLPAYLRREKSDPGRRAGGSNYRARLDDVEREIIQAALKSTRGNKTQAARMLGISRSRLYVKLKKLDS
- a CDS encoding GreA/GreB family elongation factor, coding for MQDSIELTKGAYEKLIESLVQVEEEKENLLNEFFPQDIKERNEVLQIMEKYITQVNQFAKKIKVVESGTNELPFVLIGSEVGLQDLDYNEETKLRIVLPLQSMDGDDASCLSPIGLSLLLKKVGDEVSVKTPGGILNYRVNSVSLPFF
- the thiC gene encoding phosphomethylpyrimidine synthase ThiC — its product is MGYNTQMVSARQGIVTAQMETVARKENIDVARLMELVALGRVVIPANKNHLSLDPCGIGEGMKTKINVNLGVSEDCCDMETELEKARYALRLQADAIMDLSCYGKTREFRQRLIDISPAAVGTVPVYDAVGLYDKSLESITADEFLGVVEKHARDGVDFMTIHAGINRETAATFKRTSRLTNIVSRGGALLFSWMELNGRENPFYEYYDDLLEICGRYDVTISLGDACRPGSLKDATDAAQVHELIVLGELTRRAWEKGVQVMIEGPGHVPLNEIAANMILAKKLCHGAPFYVLGPLVTDIAPGYDHITSAIGGAVAAASGADFLCYVTPAEHLRLPTLEDMKEGIIAARIAAHAADIAKGIAGARQWDDDMSEARRCLNWSRMFELAIDPEKARQYRAESQPEHEDTCTMCGKMCAVRNMNKVLNGSSNL
- the uraA gene encoding uracil permease — its product is MAKREIQVHERLPLLQTLPLSLQHLFAMFGATVLVPILFDVDPATVLLFNGIGTLLYLVLCKGAIPAYLGSSFAFISPVLVVLPKYGYEAALGGFIAVGLVFCAVALVIGLVGTRWIDIIFPPAAMGAIVAVIGLELAPVAADMAGLTAEKLDPAVITVSLFTLAVTVLGSVLFRGFLAIIPILIGIVSGYILALFMGMVDTSFMAAYSNKESFRELLAALFIKPTFYRPEFNPAAIAVILPAALVVIAEHIGHLFVTSNIVGRDLAKEPGLHRSLLGNGLSTTISGFFGSTPNTTYGENIGVLAITKVYSVWVLGGAAVFAILLSFVGILADVIRSIPSAVMGGVSLLLFGVIAASGIRMLVEAKVDYNKARNLILTSVVLIVGVSGAHIEIGAVTLQGMGLATVVAILLSLAFRLFDVLGLTGDKDN
- a CDS encoding queuosine precursor transporter — its product is MRLFPVIMALFVTVLLVSNTVAVKVTHLGPFYFDGATILFPIAYIFGDILTEVYGYKRSRIVVWTGFTACVMMSFVYWLVGILPAAGDWHQQEAYLSILGQTPRIVMASLIAYLCGEFVNAFIMAKMKIATRGRFLWTRTISSTVVGQGVDTVLFVIIAFSGIIPGSLLMHMILSNYVFKTAFEILATPFTYAAVGFVKKVDAVDYYDNDTDFNPFRVSFKDMA
- a CDS encoding CAP domain-containing protein — protein: MIRASKKFISVCIGLLLCAGIFLTMDVPAPAWAATKLTISVSGNVDQSTLDSYIGQIIKKYNINPDVIYIRYSNGTTTKYTPGRLPTPSTPVNPSPAPQPVPPKPEPAPNPAPASMTADEQKMLNLVNQERARAGLPALKADEKLIKLARLKAQDMIKRGYFSHTSPTYGSPFDMMKAAGVSYRYAGENLAGAYSVNTAHTNLMNSPGHRANILNNNFKSVGIGIVNGGPYGKMFVQMFIG
- the upp gene encoding uracil phosphoribosyltransferase, with the translated sequence MSSVVVVDHPVAGNCLRILRDKRTETESFRKEMKRLGLLLAIEAARDIECVSETVITPLDMEISCPRLRDGRILLVPILRAGLGFVDSFLDILPAAKVAHIGVARDHDTLQAVTYLDTVPERFTDFDRVFVVDPMLATGNSSVKTLEIITNKGYKPGQITLVCALAVEQGIKQVLDRFPDIKIITAVIDPGLNDKAYIVPGLGDAGDRLNLI
- a CDS encoding DEAD/DEAH box helicase, whose amino-acid sequence is MHRLLDQRGINSVHVIPPREARYAPFPPGVADAVVLSLAGQGIKQLYAHQAQAIGHVMEGRNVIITTGTSSGKSLVYTIPIFSALINQPQFKALYITPTKALGQNQIKTMQDIAAAMDWPRGKPVMAACDGDTPFNQRRDIINGAGVLITTPDFIHACLLPRHLDWPGFWGNLKYIVIDEAHTLKGVMGCHCLQVFRRLRRICDYYGAKPVFILCTATIANPGEFAANLVGLDFAVVTEETSAAGEKTVVFYEPPTYQTSDGRTKRRLTHFEAARAVGRYVESGRRTIMFGRSRRIVESAYRFIQEKFPGVAGFVTPYKGTYVPQMRRDIEKRLFNGSLKGVISTNALELGINVGDLDTCILAGFAGSISSTWQQAGRVGRKGQKSLIVLMANEDPLDLYIVRNPRYFFGQPFEKAVVSDKMQFLVDHLPLAARELPLCKEDTAYWDRDTYYEAVKLLLKHGRLKLLSDRPRTYGPAVQPEFFNLRGESDNYRTISPRGQVLEEYNYDDVIREAYPGAILPVYNRVYLVDSIDHDTKSIQLRDLPPEYGDYITRPNIDSRIGVEKVEHTRREGNVDAYSGVLNIHKSLAGYRLVNVRDKQKEGSKSGEIRQIMKPIDFSTAGIWLDIDLRGLKQEIRYGAAHALKHLLHITIPLEVMCERNDLGASLQMHGDQAQIFIYDNYSGGVGLAESVFDNIKRVLERCYELVTGCSCFQGCPSCIIIPQCLQANEKLDKDGVTELLAILLGREVPRKKSGLSFIKEKLFKRATSRAGIKMEARALEMELKEYEKTFAYAGKYRHAAADIIKQYYPRLIKHEVNILAVYYLVHSQTGKPVPERILKQALSRCCGWSDMYRLSLQGLKEKGYLIGPPERLTLFPGVKDKLGTGMQRPVAGT